A section of the Clostridium omnivorum genome encodes:
- a CDS encoding DUF979 domain-containing protein gives MLKNSLTELLYVLCGLVCFYSVYATLKDKKHPSRIATALFWGLLGIIFTFSRIGLLWGNKNIFIKDIYIGYAILVLTLLSASKKVKIGKFKESTEEFKKAASEKVGNSIFIPALTLAIVTFAVAQIWTKQLGSLVALGIAAVVSAILALVITKGKSSDMAEDGRRLLEIVGPVNILPQLLAALGALFTAAGVGTVISNGIKGVIPQGNILMGVIAYCVGMALFTMIMGNAFAAFAVITAGIGVPFVIALGGNPVVVAALGLTAGYCGTLLTPMAANFNIVPTAILEMKDKRYGVIKYQAPVALIMLTIHIVLMYVWAF, from the coding sequence ATGCTTAAAAATTCTTTAACTGAATTACTATATGTATTATGTGGACTAGTTTGCTTTTATTCTGTATATGCCACATTAAAAGATAAAAAACACCCTTCAAGAATTGCTACAGCACTATTTTGGGGTCTACTGGGTATCATATTTACCTTTAGCAGAATCGGTCTATTATGGGGTAATAAAAATATTTTTATAAAGGATATATATATAGGATATGCAATTTTAGTATTAACATTATTATCAGCTTCAAAGAAAGTTAAAATTGGTAAGTTTAAAGAATCTACAGAAGAATTTAAAAAGGCTGCTTCTGAAAAGGTTGGCAATAGTATATTTATACCTGCATTAACTCTTGCTATAGTTACCTTTGCAGTTGCGCAAATATGGACAAAACAATTAGGATCATTAGTTGCACTTGGAATAGCTGCAGTAGTTTCTGCTATTTTAGCACTAGTTATTACAAAAGGAAAATCTAGTGATATGGCAGAAGACGGCAGAAGGCTCTTAGAAATTGTTGGACCAGTTAACATACTTCCTCAGCTCCTTGCAGCTCTAGGTGCTTTATTTACAGCTGCTGGTGTAGGTACTGTAATATCAAATGGCATAAAAGGGGTTATTCCTCAAGGAAATATACTTATGGGAGTTATAGCATATTGCGTAGGTATGGCTTTATTTACAATGATAATGGGAAATGCATTTGCTGCGTTTGCTGTAATTACAGCAGGCATAGGGGTACCATTTGTAATAGCACTTGGCGGTAATCCAGTAGTTGTTGCTGCATTAGGATTAACTGCAGGTTACTGTGGAACTTTACTCACACCAATGGCTGCTAATTTTAATATAGTTCCTACTGCAATACTTGAAATGAAGGATAAGAGATATGGTGTAATAAAGTATCAGGCTCCAGTGGCACTTATAATGCTGACAATACATATAGTTTTGATGTATGTTTGGGCATTTTAG
- the pcp gene encoding pyroglutamyl-peptidase I, which yields MKILVTGFDPFGGEKVNPAFEVIKKLKDNIEGAEIVKLQVPTAFYSSVNKTVEKIEEIKPDVVLMIGQAGGRFDVTVERIAINLDDARIPDNEGNQPIDKLVDEEGLTAYFATLPIKAIVNRIKEKNIPASVSNSAGTYVCNHLMYGVLNHIYKNKLNIKAGFIHIPFLLEQVLNKPNVPAMTLDSMVTAIESAIEVIARNEEEVKVIGGVIC from the coding sequence ATGAAAATATTAGTTACTGGTTTTGATCCTTTTGGAGGAGAAAAGGTAAATCCAGCATTTGAAGTTATAAAAAAATTAAAGGATAATATTGAAGGGGCAGAGATAGTAAAGTTACAAGTACCAACAGCCTTTTATAGCTCTGTAAACAAGACTGTTGAGAAGATAGAAGAAATAAAACCAGATGTAGTATTAATGATTGGGCAGGCTGGTGGAAGGTTTGATGTTACAGTAGAGAGAATAGCTATAAATTTAGATGATGCCAGAATACCAGACAACGAAGGTAATCAGCCTATAGATAAGCTAGTAGACGAAGAAGGGCTTACAGCTTATTTTGCAACTTTACCTATAAAAGCAATTGTAAATAGAATTAAGGAAAAAAATATACCTGCAAGTGTATCAAATAGTGCTGGTACATATGTGTGCAATCATTTAATGTACGGTGTTTTAAATCATATCTATAAGAATAAATTAAATATAAAAGCTGGGTTTATACATATACCTTTTTTATTGGAGCAAGTTTTAAATAAACCTAATGTGCCTGCAATGACACTAGATAGCATGGTTACTGCTATAGAATCTGCAATAGAAGTAATTGCAAGGAATGAAGAAGAAGTAAAAGTAATAGGTGGAGTTATTTGCTAG
- a CDS encoding MFS transporter codes for MKLFKNKSKSILDYNLSVNNINGILQALSINLVIPFASLYTKRLNGTDNDIALLNSYPAIFSILAVFIGSYLFRKYKNKKRVTGLFFGFGRSFFLLFVLIPFLPAWIQPGLFVLLYGAMNFPNSIATMGWQSYMADIFSETWRGRAFSKRSALSTISALVVTLITGQLLFYIPKSNTERIKFYQVFFIIAFILAIFEIYSLTKYKLDKSNRQIETITEFKSSSFLHNIKNIINMTTSNKRFLHYCICVVMFHFAWQMGWPLFFSYEVDILHSNESWTALITTVSCIAQAITFPLWQKLSEKKGNEFSIFLAIFIMGLTPFMYMISTNIIHVVLFNFVTGSAVAGTTLLLLNNLYESAPNENRTLYIGIYTVLTNITLMAAPILGMNLKHWTNIYIALFIVGSLRLLSSIAFFMRYRAYKHK; via the coding sequence ATGAAACTTTTCAAAAATAAATCGAAGTCAATTTTGGATTATAATTTATCGGTAAATAATATAAACGGCATACTTCAAGCTCTATCAATAAACTTAGTTATTCCTTTTGCAAGCCTTTATACAAAGCGTCTTAATGGTACGGATAATGATATAGCTCTTTTAAATTCATATCCAGCTATCTTTTCAATTCTTGCAGTATTCATTGGAAGTTACCTTTTTAGAAAATATAAAAATAAAAAAAGAGTAACAGGGCTTTTCTTTGGATTTGGAAGAAGCTTCTTTTTACTTTTTGTTTTAATACCATTTTTACCTGCATGGATTCAACCTGGCTTGTTCGTTCTTCTTTATGGGGCAATGAACTTTCCTAACTCTATAGCAACTATGGGCTGGCAATCCTACATGGCAGATATATTTTCTGAAACCTGGAGGGGTAGAGCCTTTTCAAAACGAAGTGCTCTATCTACAATAAGTGCCCTTGTCGTTACCCTTATAACAGGCCAATTGCTATTTTACATACCTAAAAGTAATACAGAGAGAATAAAATTCTATCAAGTATTCTTTATCATAGCTTTTATTCTAGCTATTTTTGAGATATATTCACTTACTAAATATAAATTAGATAAAAGCAATAGACAAATTGAAACTATTACTGAATTCAAAAGCAGTTCCTTTTTACATAACATAAAAAATATTATTAATATGACTACTTCAAATAAAAGATTTCTCCACTACTGCATTTGTGTAGTTATGTTTCACTTTGCTTGGCAAATGGGCTGGCCTCTTTTCTTTAGTTATGAAGTAGATATACTTCACTCAAATGAGTCTTGGACTGCTCTTATAACTACAGTATCTTGTATTGCTCAAGCAATTACCTTTCCATTATGGCAAAAGTTATCCGAGAAAAAAGGTAATGAATTTAGTATATTTTTAGCTATTTTTATTATGGGCTTAACTCCTTTTATGTACATGATATCAACCAATATAATTCATGTTGTTTTATTTAATTTTGTTACTGGCTCTGCAGTAGCTGGAACTACACTGCTGCTTCTAAATAACCTATATGAATCAGCACCTAATGAAAACAGAACCTTATATATTGGAATATATACAGTGCTTACTAATATAACCTTAATGGCGGCACCTATATTAGGCATGAATTTAAAGCATTGGACCAACATCTATATAGCGCTATTTATAGTTGGAAGCTTAAGACTACTTTCTTCTATAGCCTTCTTTATGAGATATAGAGCCTATAAGCATAAATAA
- a CDS encoding HDIG domain-containing metalloprotein encodes MSLYRVKQFFWAITAKMSLEDINFIKSYLNSSEVELFNTLTGYEQKHSVNVAMDVKETCRAKNMNSYNMIRVALLHDIGKTQARLNPIEKSIFVIINKLSKGRLKNIKTLKKVEKYYNHGEIGYRILKECGKYDDRFLYLIENHHNKSIVGDKELEILIESDDKN; translated from the coding sequence ATGTCCTTATATAGAGTAAAGCAGTTTTTTTGGGCAATTACAGCTAAAATGAGCTTAGAGGATATAAATTTTATAAAAAGCTATCTAAATTCTTCAGAAGTAGAATTATTCAATACACTAACGGGTTATGAACAAAAGCATTCAGTAAATGTAGCCATGGATGTTAAAGAAACCTGTAGAGCTAAAAATATGAATAGTTATAATATGATTAGAGTGGCACTTCTTCATGATATCGGCAAAACACAGGCTAGATTGAATCCTATAGAGAAGTCTATTTTTGTTATTATAAATAAATTATCTAAAGGCAGGCTTAAAAATATAAAAACATTAAAAAAAGTAGAGAAATATTATAATCATGGAGAGATAGGTTATAGAATATTAAAAGAATGTGGTAAATATGATGATCGTTTTTTGTATCTCATAGAAAATCACCATAACAAAAGTATAGTCGGAGACAAAGAACTGGAAATACTTATAGAAAGTGATGATAAAAATTAA
- a CDS encoding transcription repressor NadR, with amino-acid sequence MNSKERRKYIESLLLQSNEPQKGSNLAKELGVTRQIIVKDIAILRAEGVNIIATPDGYITPKEQKNSIKRVIAVCHKPEDIENELSCVVKFGGIVEDVIIEHPLYGEMRGMLMIKTLYDLQNFIQRRSEYEAEPLSALTRGVHLHTIIAENEEVMDRIVKELKEKGYLLYE; translated from the coding sequence ATGAATTCTAAAGAGAGAAGAAAGTATATTGAATCACTTCTTTTACAGTCTAATGAGCCGCAAAAAGGAAGCAATCTAGCAAAAGAATTAGGGGTTACTAGGCAAATAATTGTAAAAGATATCGCTATTTTAAGAGCTGAGGGTGTAAATATAATTGCAACGCCGGATGGATATATAACACCAAAGGAACAAAAGAATTCAATAAAAAGGGTTATAGCAGTATGCCATAAGCCTGAGGATATAGAGAATGAGCTTAGCTGCGTTGTAAAGTTTGGAGGAATTGTAGAAGATGTTATTATTGAACATCCGTTATATGGAGAAATGAGGGGCATGCTTATGATAAAAACCCTATATGATCTTCAAAACTTTATTCAAAGGCGCAGTGAATATGAGGCGGAACCATTATCAGCTTTAACAAGAGGAGTTCATTTGCATACTATAATTGCGGAAAACGAAGAAGTTATGGATAGAATAGTAAAAGAATTAAAGGAAAAAGGTTATTTATTATATGAATAA
- a CDS encoding DUF362 domain-containing protein encodes MEKVALLRCEEYDVDLIEKKLREGFQLLGGDSFLRQLIPENSRVLLKPNLLSVEGAGSPVITHYAVFEAVIRIIKEYSSDITFGDSPGFGDPRKAAEKSGLMEVANKYGVKFDDFRETVHVKLDESILCKSWDVAKAAYESDVLITLPKLKTHAMAYFTGAVKNQFGCISGTQKASWHTRMPDANNFCKMLLDLNTVVKTSFAILDGIVAMEGNGPRNGQPHKMDTIIMGKSISAVDSVGVRLIGYDNPLDTPVLKEVADHKWGTVLPKDIQVLGETIDTMKARNFKLSRTGGSFYFKSPAVTKFLAKMLAPNPVLIPDKCIGCKRCQEVCPETPKVISMVKTGDKFNPTWDMSRCIRCFCCQELCPVGAIETKHSTIGKILGHNKR; translated from the coding sequence ATGGAAAAGGTAGCGCTTTTAAGATGTGAAGAATATGATGTAGACTTAATAGAAAAAAAGCTTAGAGAGGGCTTTCAGCTTTTGGGTGGAGATTCTTTTTTACGACAGCTTATTCCAGAAAATAGTAGGGTTTTGTTAAAGCCCAATTTATTAAGTGTAGAAGGTGCAGGATCGCCGGTAATAACTCATTATGCCGTTTTTGAAGCAGTAATTAGAATAATAAAGGAATATTCAAGTGATATTACCTTTGGAGATTCTCCAGGCTTTGGAGACCCTAGAAAGGCTGCTGAAAAGTCTGGGCTTATGGAAGTTGCAAATAAGTATGGTGTAAAGTTTGATGATTTTAGAGAAACGGTACATGTTAAGCTTGATGAGTCAATTTTGTGTAAGTCATGGGATGTTGCAAAAGCAGCTTATGAGTCTGATGTTTTGATAACTTTACCAAAGCTAAAAACTCATGCTATGGCATATTTTACAGGAGCAGTAAAAAATCAATTTGGATGCATATCAGGAACTCAAAAGGCTTCATGGCATACTAGAATGCCTGATGCAAATAATTTTTGCAAAATGCTGCTGGATTTAAATACAGTCGTTAAGACAAGCTTTGCAATTTTAGATGGTATAGTAGCCATGGAGGGTAATGGACCTAGAAATGGCCAGCCACATAAGATGGATACAATTATTATGGGTAAAAGTATTAGTGCCGTGGATTCAGTCGGTGTAAGGCTCATTGGATATGACAATCCACTAGATACACCAGTATTAAAAGAAGTAGCAGATCATAAATGGGGTACAGTGTTACCAAAGGATATTCAGGTTTTAGGTGAAACTATAGATACTATGAAAGCAAGGAATTTTAAGCTAAGCAGGACGGGAGGGAGTTTTTATTTTAAAAGTCCAGCAGTTACAAAGTTTTTAGCAAAGATGCTGGCTCCAAACCCAGTTTTAATACCAGATAAGTGTATTGGGTGTAAGCGATGCCAAGAGGTTTGTCCGGAAACCCCAAAAGTAATATCTATGGTGAAAACCGGAGATAAATTTAATCCAACTTGGGACATGAGCAGATGCATAAGATGCTTTTGCTGTCAGGAGTTATGCCCTGTAGGAGCAATTGAGACAAAGCATTCAACTATTGGAAAAATATTAGGTCATAATAAGAGGTGA
- a CDS encoding UPF0182 family protein, with the protein MKKRAAGITTLIILILVVAFFDRIVNFIVNIKWFKEVGYLSVYFTKIVAVLELMVPIFLIVYLGIWLYYRSIRKSVIKLQDVVEINPKKKSLERKIFVIADLFVSFLISYGVASNYWYRILQFKNSTNFNVKDPIFNMDVSFFIFKLPLIESIYAALMTLLVFLVIITLVIYFVFSAKDRIISGNVRDRINSVKSVRSGLTKFAGKQLAMVSSLILLLLSFGYLIRAWNLVYSPRGVAFGASYTDMHVSLIFFRIITVVSIIAAIVIFISVLKSKVKPIIISVSAIIILMVLEGVASMLVENLVVRSNQKSLEQPYLLNNINYTRKAFNIENVEQKPFEVKNTLTKEDIGANKDTINNIKINSFKPSLEFYNQVQVIRYYYGFNDIDVDRYTINGKYNQVFVAPREINLDSLEGNASTWQNKHLIYTHGYGVVMSKVNSVTSEGQPDFVIKDIPPDNSTDIKLNNPRIYFGEKTNDYAIVDTKMNEFDYPKGGDNQWNKYDGKTGINLGIFNRLLFAINERNMNFLLSKDITSDSKILINRNIVDRVNKIAPFLSYDKDPYVVISDGKLYWIMDAYTTSDRYPYSQPYDNVNYIRNSIKVVVDASDGTTNFYIVDKNDPIAASYKKIFPDLFKDVSTLSKDIVSHFRYPQDLFNIQCSVLGKYHMTDPGVFYNAEDLWEVSKNQTTVQGQTTANEGSYVIMRLPESKDEEMLLLQYFNMRNKDNMVALYGTRMDGDNYGKMVLYKFPPQKTIYSPYLFKQKINQDTTISQALSLWNKEGSEVIYGDTMIVPINNSLLYVEPMYLRASGKNSIPEMKRVIVSYGDKLILAESIDSALEQLFNYSEGNGQQPTLPNANGTSNLDANSKEKLKSAKEMFDKAIEAQKSGDWAKYGEYINKVSELLSDLNK; encoded by the coding sequence ATGAAAAAAAGAGCAGCAGGAATAACTACATTGATTATTTTAATCCTTGTGGTTGCGTTTTTTGACAGAATAGTTAACTTTATAGTTAATATAAAGTGGTTTAAGGAAGTAGGCTATTTATCAGTTTATTTTACGAAAATAGTGGCTGTGCTTGAACTTATGGTACCTATATTCCTTATCGTTTATTTGGGAATATGGTTATACTATAGAAGCATTAGAAAAAGTGTTATAAAGCTTCAAGATGTTGTAGAAATAAATCCAAAGAAAAAGTCTCTAGAAAGAAAAATATTCGTTATAGCTGACTTATTTGTATCATTCTTAATTTCTTATGGAGTTGCTTCTAATTATTGGTATAGGATATTACAATTTAAAAATTCTACTAACTTCAATGTAAAGGATCCAATATTTAACATGGATGTTTCATTCTTTATATTTAAGCTTCCTCTAATTGAATCTATTTATGCGGCGCTAATGACACTGCTTGTATTTTTGGTAATAATAACTTTAGTTATATACTTTGTTTTTAGTGCAAAGGATAGAATAATTTCAGGAAATGTTAGAGATAGAATAAATTCAGTAAAATCCGTAAGAAGCGGGCTTACTAAATTTGCTGGAAAACAGCTTGCAATGGTTTCTTCATTAATTTTATTGCTTTTGTCCTTTGGATATTTAATAAGGGCATGGAATTTAGTATATAGTCCAAGAGGAGTAGCTTTTGGAGCAAGCTATACTGATATGCATGTAAGCTTAATATTCTTCAGAATAATAACAGTAGTGTCTATTATTGCAGCAATAGTTATTTTTATAAGTGTACTTAAATCTAAGGTTAAGCCCATTATTATATCTGTCTCAGCAATAATAATATTAATGGTACTTGAGGGAGTTGCCTCAATGTTGGTTGAAAACCTTGTTGTAAGATCAAATCAAAAGTCTTTAGAGCAGCCTTATTTACTTAATAACATTAACTATACCAGAAAGGCCTTTAATATAGAAAATGTTGAACAAAAACCATTTGAGGTTAAAAATACTTTAACGAAGGAAGATATAGGTGCTAATAAAGATACTATAAATAATATTAAAATAAATTCCTTTAAACCATCACTTGAATTCTATAATCAGGTACAGGTAATAAGATATTACTATGGATTCAATGATATTGATGTAGATAGATATACGATAAATGGAAAGTATAATCAAGTGTTTGTAGCTCCAAGAGAGATAAATTTGGATTCCTTAGAGGGCAATGCAAGTACATGGCAGAATAAACATTTAATTTATACCCACGGCTATGGAGTTGTTATGAGCAAGGTTAATTCTGTTACTTCAGAAGGCCAACCTGATTTTGTAATTAAGGATATACCACCTGACAATTCTACAGATATTAAACTTAATAATCCAAGAATTTATTTTGGAGAAAAGACAAACGATTATGCTATAGTTGATACGAAAATGAATGAATTTGACTACCCTAAGGGTGGAGATAATCAATGGAATAAGTATGATGGTAAGACTGGAATAAATTTAGGGATATTCAATAGATTGCTCTTTGCAATAAACGAGAGAAACATGAATTTCTTATTATCTAAAGATATTACTAGTGATAGTAAAATACTTATTAATAGAAATATAGTAGATAGAGTTAATAAAATTGCTCCATTTTTAAGTTATGATAAAGATCCATATGTAGTTATAAGCGATGGAAAATTGTATTGGATTATGGATGCATATACTACTTCAGATAGATATCCATATTCCCAACCATACGATAATGTAAACTATATAAGAAACTCTATAAAGGTAGTAGTAGATGCTTCTGATGGTACTACAAACTTTTACATTGTTGATAAGAATGATCCTATAGCAGCTAGTTATAAGAAGATATTCCCTGATTTATTTAAGGATGTATCTACTTTATCAAAGGATATAGTGAGTCATTTTAGATATCCTCAAGATTTATTTAATATTCAATGTTCAGTGCTTGGAAAATACCATATGACTGATCCAGGTGTATTTTACAATGCAGAGGACCTATGGGAAGTATCAAAAAATCAAACTACAGTTCAGGGCCAAACAACTGCTAATGAAGGTTCTTATGTAATTATGAGACTACCTGAAAGTAAAGATGAGGAAATGCTTCTTCTACAATATTTTAACATGAGAAATAAGGATAATATGGTGGCACTGTATGGAACTAGGATGGATGGAGATAATTATGGAAAGATGGTTTTATATAAATTCCCTCCTCAAAAGACTATATACAGTCCGTATTTGTTCAAACAAAAAATAAATCAGGATACTACTATATCACAAGCATTATCTCTATGGAATAAAGAGGGCTCTGAAGTTATATATGGAGATACTATGATAGTTCCTATAAATAATTCGTTGCTTTACGTGGAACCAATGTATCTAAGAGCTAGTGGAAAGAATAGTATCCCAGAAATGAAGAGAGTAATTGTGTCTTATGGGGATAAATTAATTCTTGCAGAAAGTATAGATTCAGCGTTAGAACAGTTGTTTAATTATAGTGAAGGAAATGGACAGCAGCCTACATTACCTAATGCAAACGGAACTTCAAATTTAGATGCTAATTCAAAAGAAAAGCTTAAGAGTGCTAAAGAGATGTTTGATAAAGCAATTGAGGCGCAAAAGAGTGGGGATTGGGCTAAATATGGTGAATATATAAATAAAGTATCAGAATTATTAAGTGATTTAAATAAGTAA
- a CDS encoding L,D-transpeptidase family protein: MKKSIIIFLIFTIFFIFAPPFLVKYDKTQQITSVEASKKDGVNTEVTNNEIKENESKVSENKVDNEKDEDITTFSSNTCFKKTYYISGDRVNIYEDSTGKDKVIGYLKKNDVIVAYEEKNGYIYCENNVGNKGWVRKNKDNLTGSNYKATQYKVDINITTQKMNITKDNKNIKTILCSTGEVGNADTETPIGVFYVQEKGSYFYSSKYNQGAKYFIKFFSNYLIHSIPTDKNGNIIEEEKKKLGIPVSHGCIRVPMEDSKWIYDNIPKGSMVEIHY; encoded by the coding sequence ATGAAAAAAAGCATTATAATATTTTTGATTTTTACCATATTTTTTATTTTCGCACCACCTTTTTTAGTAAAGTATGATAAAACTCAGCAAATAACTAGTGTAGAGGCTTCAAAGAAGGATGGAGTTAATACAGAAGTTACAAATAATGAAATAAAGGAAAATGAAAGTAAAGTATCTGAGAATAAAGTAGATAATGAAAAAGATGAAGATATAACGACTTTTTCTTCTAATACTTGTTTTAAGAAGACTTATTATATTAGCGGTGATAGAGTTAATATATATGAGGACAGCACTGGAAAGGATAAAGTAATTGGATATTTAAAAAAGAATGATGTAATAGTAGCATATGAAGAGAAGAATGGATATATATATTGCGAAAATAACGTAGGAAACAAAGGATGGGTAAGAAAGAATAAAGATAATCTAACTGGAAGCAACTATAAAGCAACTCAATATAAAGTAGATATTAACATAACCACTCAAAAAATGAATATTACAAAAGATAATAAAAATATTAAAACTATACTTTGTTCTACAGGAGAAGTAGGAAATGCTGATACTGAAACTCCAATTGGAGTTTTTTATGTTCAAGAAAAGGGATCTTATTTTTATAGTTCAAAGTATAACCAAGGAGCAAAGTATTTTATTAAATTTTTTTCAAATTATTTAATACACTCTATACCTACAGACAAAAATGGTAATATAATAGAAGAGGAAAAGAAAAAACTAGGAATTCCTGTATCTCATGGCTGTATAAGAGTGCCTATGGAAGATTCAAAGTGGATATATGACAATATTCCTAAAGGGTCAATGGTTGAGATACATTATTAG
- a CDS encoding NAD(P)/FAD-dependent oxidoreductase, translated as MDYDVVILGGGIIGCAAAYELSKYSLNIAVIEKNYDIADDVALVNTDIIYDGIECDDTLVSKLELMGNGMFEELCERLDVPFNRSGGLIIAGTEEEEKRIIQMYDKAINKGIKNLRVLDSEKVYEMEPNLNVKVRKAIYSENMGVICPYDLAIAYGEVAFDNGVNFKLEEEVVEIVKLSKGFRVETNKNKFTCKMVINTTYKGQYGIDNETFESVDNNGGDVNYFLLDKGFKGMFSNVLFNIGEKGDITYAVPAVHGNTVAALNTRENLDFNNSLQKVSGLVNGIKVENIVNYYQTTLHDNTVLIDDSSVDKGYIKVIAKHYGEVTMTPAIAIIICETVISNTKCKLRRDFNDKRREFFRFRYMSNEERAKVIKVDSKYGKMICRCQKVTEGEIVDAIRRPLGARTVEGIKRRTGATFGSCQGSYCLNKIVSILARETNKNVIDIVKDSKSSRVVPNRIKEFDGV; from the coding sequence ATGGATTACGATGTGGTTATACTAGGTGGTGGAATCATAGGCTGTGCTGCTGCTTATGAACTTTCAAAATATAGCTTAAATATCGCAGTAATTGAAAAAAATTATGACATTGCAGATGATGTAGCTTTAGTAAACACAGATATAATATACGATGGAATAGAATGCGATGATACTTTGGTTTCAAAGCTGGAACTAATGGGCAACGGTATGTTTGAGGAATTGTGCGAAAGACTGGATGTACCATTTAACAGGTCTGGCGGACTTATAATTGCTGGAACAGAAGAAGAAGAAAAAAGAATAATACAAATGTATGATAAAGCCATAAATAAAGGAATTAAAAATCTAAGAGTTTTAGATAGTGAAAAAGTTTATGAAATGGAACCTAATCTTAATGTTAAAGTTAGAAAGGCCATATATTCAGAAAATATGGGAGTAATTTGCCCCTATGATCTAGCTATTGCTTATGGAGAAGTAGCCTTTGATAACGGTGTTAATTTCAAGCTTGAAGAAGAAGTTGTTGAAATTGTAAAGCTGTCAAAGGGCTTTAGAGTTGAAACAAATAAAAATAAATTTACTTGTAAGATGGTAATAAACACAACATATAAAGGTCAGTATGGAATAGATAATGAAACCTTTGAAAGTGTAGATAACAATGGAGGAGATGTTAATTACTTCTTGTTAGATAAGGGCTTTAAAGGCATGTTTTCTAATGTTCTTTTTAATATAGGTGAAAAAGGGGACATAACTTACGCTGTACCTGCTGTACACGGTAATACAGTGGCTGCACTTAATACAAGGGAAAATTTAGATTTTAATAATTCGCTGCAAAAGGTATCAGGCCTTGTAAATGGTATAAAGGTAGAAAACATAGTAAATTACTATCAGACAACCCTACATGACAATACCGTCCTAATAGACGATAGCTCTGTAGATAAGGGATATATAAAGGTAATTGCAAAGCACTATGGAGAAGTTACTATGACTCCTGCCATAGCTATAATAATTTGTGAGACTGTTATAAGCAATACAAAATGTAAATTAAGAAGAGATTTTAATGACAAGAGAAGAGAGTTTTTTAGATTTAGATACATGTCCAATGAAGAAAGAGCAAAAGTAATAAAAGTAGATAGCAAGTATGGAAAGATGATCTGCAGATGCCAGAAGGTAACAGAGGGTGAGATAGTTGATGCTATTAGAAGACCACTAGGGGCTAGAACTGTTGAAGGAATAAAGAGAAGAACTGGAGCCACCTTTGGAAGCTGTCAGGGATCTTATTGCTTAAATAAAATTGTTAGTATACTGGCAAGGGAAACTAATAAGAATGTTATAGATATAGTAAAGGATTCTAAAAGTTCTAGGGTAGTTCCAAATAGAATAAAAGAATTTGATGGAGTATAG
- a CDS encoding DUF1667 domain-containing protein: MVKQAICNRCLKKCILDIEKLDTLLEVSGNQCDEGIKYAEEEIKNNSGILTTLVRIKGASYNVVPVKSSKPIEKQLWVDCSKALSRIYVGAPIKIGDIVCKNILNTGVDIVCSKNVDKLK, translated from the coding sequence TTGGTAAAGCAAGCAATATGCAATAGATGTCTCAAAAAATGTATTTTAGACATAGAAAAACTAGATACTTTACTTGAAGTATCAGGTAACCAATGTGATGAAGGCATAAAATATGCTGAAGAGGAGATAAAAAACAATAGTGGCATATTAACTACACTAGTAAGGATAAAAGGAGCAAGCTATAATGTAGTACCCGTAAAAAGCAGCAAGCCTATAGAAAAACAACTATGGGTTGATTGTTCAAAAGCACTAAGCCGGATTTATGTTGGAGCTCCTATTAAAATAGGCGATATAGTATGTAAAAATATACTTAATACAGGGGTTGACATAGTCTGCAGTAAAAACGTAGATAAATTAAAATAG